In Chitinophagaceae bacterium, the DNA window AAAATAATCAATTTGCTTAATCTGTTTTTATGAGCTTCAATACCCTAGTGTTGATTGCCTGTTTTAGCTGCACCAGGTAAACCCCCGCAGTTAAATCTCTTCCTATTTCAACTGTTGTTCCACAGTTTGTAATAAACTTATCAACTAAAGTGCCCGTAATAGTTGAAATTGTTACTGTCACTTTCTCTAACATCTCACCTGTAATATACAGGTTGCAGGTATTGGAAAAAGGATTAGGAGCAACAACCGCATCAAGTGACAGATTACTTTCAACACACAGCGTATCTTCCAATATCCTGAATGGTGATTCAATTTTCCATAATTCGTAACCATGAATTAAGTCGTTAGTAAAAAAAAGAACAGCATTACCCACATTACCAAAATTAGGTTCCTGGAAAATGTTTCCGGATGAACCCGGAACCACTTCTCCAATAAGGTATGTTCCCGCTGTTGTGCCATTGGTCCGGTAGGGTTCAACACCATGATCAGCCGTATAGGCCATAAAAACGGCCACAGAATCTATCACTTTAAGATCGTCAGGATTAGAACTTATTGAACCTGGTTGAATATCTTTTAAGATATAAGTTCCTGCAATAGTCCCATCGGTGCGATACAATTCCCTTCCCCCAACACCATCGGCAGAAAACAAGAGCACTCCATTCAAATCAGCAAACAGGTAGGGCAGCGAACTGGATGTTCCTGAACTGATACTATAAAAAAGTTCTGCAGTATTCCCATCTGTTCTCCAAAGTTCATAGTCCGGAGGAGATCCTGTTTTTCCTGAAAAATATAAGTACCCATTTGAGGCCCTTGTGGATGTAAATTGTCCAGCAGAAATCAACACTGTTCCGGCAGGAGTGCCATTAGTTTTGTATAATCCGCCGCTATATGGGTAGTCACCAAACCGGTAACTGAATACAATTATATTTCCAAGGCTTTTAACATCAAGTATCTCACTGCTTTCGTTACTGCCATTGATATCCTTAATTAATTTTGTACCAAAAGCAGTACCATTTGATTTCCATAATTCCCTTCCTTCATTTTCTGTGCCCGCGCCAAAGTATAATACACCATTGTAGTTATACAGCTCTGATGGATCAGAAGACAGTACACCAGGATTTATATCCTTTACTATTTTTGTTCCGGCTGAAGTGCCATCACTCTTCCAAAGCTCGGTTCCATGAATTGGGTCGAATGCCTGAAAAAAGAGTAAGTCACCTACTTCACAAAACAGGGCTGGAAAGGAACTTTCTGTTCCGGGTGCAATATCTTTTACCATTTTTGTTCCGGCTGCGGTACCGTCACTCCTCCAGAGTTCATATCCATGAATACTATCATTTCCGCCAAAGTAAATAGTTCCTGCAATATTGGTAATGTAATAAGGCGAAGTGAAGTCAGTTACTCCTCCAGGATAAATATTCTTTACCATCTTCGTTCCTGCAGATGTCCCATCACTCTTCCAAAGTTCATAGCCTTTTACTCCCTCGTTGGCCACAAAAAAGTAATTCCCATTCATTACAGCATAGTTATCGTCGTCAAGATCGGCACTACTCAAAGTAGGACCATATATGTCCTTCACCAATTTGGTTCCAGTAACAATGCCATTAGATTTGCACAGCTCACGCCCTTGATCCAGTGTGGTAGCTGCGAAAAATACTTTATTGTTTAACGCAACCAGGTATTCCGGTTCTGAGCTTTCATCTCCGGGATATATATCTTTTACCAAAGAGGCTCCTAATGCAGATGGTTGAGTGCTCCATAATTCAATGCCATGAAGGCTATCAAATGCCTGGAAATAAAGCGTTCCATCCAGGTAAAAAAAATCAGCCGGTTTGGAATATCCGATGCCTGTATTAATATCCTTCACAAGCACCGTTCCCGGTGCGGTTCCATCTGTTCTCCATAATTCACGACCTTCATTAGGTGTGTAAGCCTGAAAGTATATGTATGATTCCGCTGCAGTAAAATCCTGTGGCACTGAACTATAAGGATTCGAAGGACCTATGTCCCCAGGGGCAATATCCTTGATCATATAGGTTCCTGCGGTAGTTCCATCACTGGTCCATAATTCTCTGCCGTTAATTCCATCGATGGCAGAAAACAAGAGCATACCGTTTAACGATGTCATGTTGCTAACACTTGAGCTGCTTGATCCTGGCCATATATCTTTCACCAAACCGGTTCCCGCAATAGTGCCGTCTGACTTCATTAATTCGCTGCCGAATGTGCTATATTGACCACAAAAAAATGCATAATCACCATGTACAACCACGCTGTTTATAAATCCTGAAGGCACTGTATAAACAACAATGGCTGGGTTAATACCATCATATATCCAAACCTGGTTATTTTCGGAGTACACCAATTTTCCATTTAAATTTTGAAAGTAATTGGGTGTACCGTTAGTAGAAAATGGATTAAGGGTTTGCGTTCCGGCAGTAGTTCCATCGCTTACCCAAACATCCATAGTACCATTGGCGCCTTTGGCAACAAAATAGAGTTTGCCGTCAATGGCAATCATACCATTTGTACTGTTGCATCCGCTGAACTCTCCGGATTCGGTATCTTTTACCAGGTATGTTCCACCGGATGTTCCATCAGTTCTCCATAGTTCTGTCCCATGTGCACTATCGGCTGCTGTAAAATAGAGAACATCGTCAACAGCGCAGAATTCTGAAGGATTGGAAGAGTTTGCACCAGCATTAATATCCTTAACCAGAATAGTTCCCGGTGCATTGCCGGAAGTACTCCACAGTTCCGAGCCACGATAGTCTGTTGCTGCAAAATAAATTTTTCCCTTGAAAAGGATCAACTGTTCAGGGTTCGCATCATCAGGTACAATGTCGGTATTGATGTCTTTTACAAGCTGCAGTTGTGCAAATGCATTTAATTCAATGGAAATCATCAGAATAATAGGCAGTAAATTTCTAATCATAAAATGAAAATTTTATTTGGGGACAAAGTAGGAGTAATGATATCAATTTTAACTCAAAATATTTAGGTAAATAAAACAGCTTAAACTTAGACTCGCGCTCGTTTGCAGACAAGCACTGAGGGAGGCGAACGAGTGCGCTTCTCATTATATCCTACAGCACAATCCTTACGAGTAAAGTAATATTAGAGACTGGTTTTTCATTGAATCAGATCCACATCAAGATACCCTTTTCCACCTGCATAATCAATTGCTGAACTATAGCAGTATTCCTGCGGCTCCCAGACAAAGCCTGCTTCAACAGGATTATAGTGCAGGTAATGAAGGCGCTCAGCTCTCATCTCATTGGTTACTAATTCAACAGGATGGTTACCATCTTGCCATACTTTATAATGCGCGATACGAGTCAGTGGCATACCCACTTCAATGAGCTTCTTTAATAGGACGGGGAAGAAGAATGCTAATAACATGGATTTTCAATTGTGGCAGTAGTACAATGAGCTCATCGAATTGAGCACCAATGACTTATTGAATAATACCATGCACTACATACACTACAATCCTGTAGAGGCCGGATTTGTGAGCCAATCGGAGGGCTAGTTTTATAGCAGTGCGAGGGATTATAGCGGAGAAAAAGAATTGTTAAAAATTATTTTGCTTTACAGTTTTTAAAGGTGAGCGGACGCTTACAAGTATTTCAACCTCTCTGCATCGTACTTCACCATACACTCTTGCAACCTTTTAAATATTTAATGAGCCACTACAACTTTCTCACTCCATATAATTTTTCCTTTTTGCGTTACCGTTGCAAGGTAAATTCCGGAGACAAGATAGGAAACATCTACTAACCTGTTTTTGAAATAGTGAAACAAGTTTGTAGTAGCGACTATCTTACCATTAATATCAAACAAAGTTAAGAATGCGTCGTCCTTGATTTCATAAACAATATTTATCCTTTTAGCTGCTGGATTTGGAGTAATAGCAAATCTGGAATTTTCTGCTGCAACGAAATCAGATGATGTTTCTTCAATGGTATCACAAGGTGAATCTTTCAGTCTTCCCAAATCGTAATTGGGAAAAGATGGAATATTATTGGTGAACGCATTCTGAGTGAGAATAAAAGAGTGAGGACTAAAATTACAAGACAATCCTAAGCTGTCAGGGGAGTTGATTACATTCAAATATTCAACACCATTCCAAGGTGAAACATAAATCTTACCATCCGGTGCAAGCTGATGCATAAAAAATAAAACAGCAATATCAAAATACGGATTAACAAATGAATCCCATTCTGCAATATGAATTGGATATGTGCCCATATCTGGATTCCACGTATCATATTGGTAAAGATTCAACAAAGATGATGCAAAAATAAAACGACTATTTGGTGAAAATGAACTACCATAAAAAAATGAATCGGGACTAAAGACCTGAATAGGGTCGGTAAATTCCCCTGAACAACGATCGAAATTCATGTAATCAAACCAACCACCATAGTTTGAAATACAATATTTGCTTCCATCAGGACTAAATGTCGCTTGTACGCCGATGTCATTCATTGAATCAGAACCAATAATTTGTTCATAAATGCCTTGAATCCCTTGAGGTGTAAGCAATAATTT includes these proteins:
- a CDS encoding T9SS type A sorting domain-containing protein — protein: MKNLITFVSFVPFFVSAQNRNNVWELGYSLYSAPKSEMRYFDETMNTSEVSRTMTFFITNAGISDTSGNLLFYSNGITISNKNNDTLQNSTNFNPGWATDFNDPFGMSNCQGILILPDPGISTRYYVFHESGESIFSYGASEVQPLGLSYSVIDMNLDNGLGGIVDTLKNKNIINDTLLWGGLTAIKHANGRDWWVIAHRFHTSKYYKLLLTPQGIQGIYEQIIGSDSMNDIGVQATFSPDGSKYCISNYGGWFDYMNFDRCSGEFTDPIQVFSPDSFFYGSSFSPNSRFIFASSLLNLYQYDTWNPDMGTYPIHIAEWDSFVNPYFDIAVLFFMHQLAPDGKIYVSPWNGVEYLNVINSPDSLGLSCNFSPHSFILTQNAFTNNIPSFPNYDLGRLKDSPCDTIEETSSDFVAAENSRFAITPNPAAKRINIVYEIKDDAFLTLFDINGKIVATTNLFHYFKNRLVDVSYLVSGIYLATVTQKGKIIWSEKVVVAH
- a CDS encoding T9SS type A sorting domain-containing protein, whose translation is MIRNLLPIILMISIELNAFAQLQLVKDINTDIVPDDANPEQLILFKGKIYFAATDYRGSELWSTSGNAPGTILVKDINAGANSSNPSEFCAVDDVLYFTAADSAHGTELWRTDGTSGGTYLVKDTESGEFSGCNSTNGMIAIDGKLYFVAKGANGTMDVWVSDGTTAGTQTLNPFSTNGTPNYFQNLNGKLVYSENNQVWIYDGINPAIVVYTVPSGFINSVVVHGDYAFFCGQYSTFGSELMKSDGTIAGTGLVKDIWPGSSSSSVSNMTSLNGMLLFSAIDGINGRELWTSDGTTAGTYMIKDIAPGDIGPSNPYSSVPQDFTAAESYIYFQAYTPNEGRELWRTDGTAPGTVLVKDINTGIGYSKPADFFYLDGTLYFQAFDSLHGIELWSTQPSALGASLVKDIYPGDESSEPEYLVALNNKVFFAATTLDQGRELCKSNGIVTGTKLVKDIYGPTLSSADLDDDNYAVMNGNYFFVANEGVKGYELWKSDGTSAGTKMVKNIYPGGVTDFTSPYYITNIAGTIYFGGNDSIHGYELWRSDGTAAGTKMVKDIAPGTESSFPALFCEVGDLLFFQAFDPIHGTELWKSDGTSAGTKIVKDINPGVLSSDPSELYNYNGVLYFGAGTENEGRELWKSNGTAFGTKLIKDINGSNESSEILDVKSLGNIIVFSYRFGDYPYSGGLYKTNGTPAGTVLISAGQFTSTRASNGYLYFSGKTGSPPDYELWRTDGNTAELFYSISSGTSSSLPYLFADLNGVLLFSADGVGGRELYRTDGTIAGTYILKDIQPGSISSNPDDLKVIDSVAVFMAYTADHGVEPYRTNGTTAGTYLIGEVVPGSSGNIFQEPNFGNVGNAVLFFTNDLIHGYELWKIESPFRILEDTLCVESNLSLDAVVAPNPFSNTCNLYITGEMLEKVTVTISTITGTLVDKFITNCGTTVEIGRDLTAGVYLVQLKQAINTRVLKLIKTD